The Deltaproteobacteria bacterium genome has a segment encoding these proteins:
- the efp gene encoding elongation factor P, with amino-acid sequence MYNTQDFRNGLKILWEGEPYIIVEFQHVKPGKGNAFTRTKIKNLLTGRVLEPTLKSGEKVGVPDIEEKEMQYAYRDGDHYSFMDTQTYDQVLIDKEALAEAEKWLLESTVCSILFWNGKAIAVTPPTFVVMKITSCEPGVRGDTATNATKPATMESGAVVNVPLFINEGESIKIDTRTGSYVERA; translated from the coding sequence ATGTATAATACTCAAGATTTTCGTAATGGTTTAAAGATTCTTTGGGAAGGTGAACCATACATTATTGTTGAATTTCAACATGTTAAGCCTGGTAAAGGCAATGCCTTCACTAGAACCAAAATTAAAAATCTTCTTACTGGCAGAGTATTAGAGCCTACACTTAAATCGGGTGAAAAAGTTGGTGTGCCTGATATTGAAGAAAAAGAAATGCAATATGCCTATCGTGATGGTGACCATTATTCATTTATGGATACCCAAACTTATGACCAGGTCTTAATTGATAAAGAAGCGCTTGCCGAAGCTGAAAAGTGGCTTTTAGAAAGTACCGTTTGTTCAATATTATTTTGGAACGGCAAAGCCATTGCAGTAACACCACCGACTTTTGTGGTGATGAAAATAACCTCATGCGAGCCAGGCGTTCGTGGCGATACTGCTACAAATGCCACAAAACCAGCCACAATGGAATCTGGTGCAGTGGTCAATGTTCCACTTTTTATTAATGAAGGCGAGTCGATTAAGATTGATACACGCACTGGTAGTTATGTTGAGCGTGCTTAA